The following are encoded together in the Pseudomonas xantholysinigenes genome:
- a CDS encoding DUF2946 domain-containing protein has product MSLPRYSSARTTRPDRRRVGGGWLSLFAMWMIFIGPLVSQSMPMEHHAGMSMPMDMSMSMPMAHSHDAHHGHGNDGQLHVMWEKCGYCSLLFNCPALPQTLSPLSAGSVSPPSHLTIATRQGHARQAVFPGARSRAPPHSIIA; this is encoded by the coding sequence ATGAGCCTGCCGCGCTACAGCTCCGCCCGCACTACCCGCCCTGATCGCAGGCGCGTCGGTGGCGGCTGGCTGAGCCTGTTCGCCATGTGGATGATCTTCATCGGCCCGCTGGTTTCCCAGTCGATGCCGATGGAGCATCACGCCGGCATGTCCATGCCCATGGACATGTCGATGAGCATGCCCATGGCGCACAGTCACGACGCGCACCACGGCCACGGCAACGATGGCCAGTTGCATGTGATGTGGGAGAAGTGCGGCTACTGCAGCCTGCTGTTCAACTGCCCCGCCCTGCCCCAGACCCTCAGCCCGCTCAGCGCGGGCAGCGTATCCCCACCCAGCCACCTCACTATCGCCACGCGCCAGGGCCATGCCCGGCAGGCTGTATTCCCCGGCGCCCGCAGCCGCGCACCGCCCCATTCGATCATCGCCTGA
- the cycA gene encoding D-serine/D-alanine/glycine transporter — MTRTSQTPSEEQHLQRNLTNRHIQLIAIGGAIGTGLFMGSGKTISLAGPSIIFVYMIIGFMLFFVMRAMGELLLSNLNYKSFIDFSADLLGPWAGYFTGWTYWFCWVVTGIADVVAIAAYTQFWFPDLPQWIPALSCVALLLSLNLVTVKMFGEMEFWFALIKIIAIMGLVATGLYMVITGFQSPSGHTATLANLWNDGGMFPNGMLGFFAGFQIAVFAFVGIELVGTTAAEAKNPERTLPRAINSIPVRIIVFYVLALIAIMAVTPWRDVVPGKSPFVELFVLAGLPAAASIINFVVLTSAASSANSGVFSTSRMLFGLAQEGDAPKAFEKLSSRSVPANGLFFSCACLLLGAVLIYLVPNVIEAFTLVTTVSAVLFMFVWTLILLSYLSYRKQRAALHAQSTYKMPGGRFMCYVCLVFFAGILVLLSLEADTRSALVVTPIWFVILAVTYQFVRSRRQPRAAVREASNN; from the coding sequence ATGACCCGGACCTCCCAGACACCCTCTGAAGAGCAGCACCTGCAACGCAACCTGACCAACCGCCACATCCAGCTCATCGCCATCGGCGGCGCCATCGGTACCGGCCTGTTCATGGGCTCGGGCAAGACCATCAGCCTGGCCGGCCCGTCGATCATCTTCGTCTACATGATCATCGGCTTCATGCTGTTCTTCGTCATGCGCGCCATGGGCGAGCTGCTGCTGTCGAACCTCAACTACAAGTCGTTCATCGACTTCTCCGCCGACCTGCTCGGCCCCTGGGCCGGCTACTTCACCGGCTGGACCTACTGGTTCTGCTGGGTGGTCACCGGCATCGCCGACGTGGTGGCGATCGCCGCCTATACGCAGTTCTGGTTCCCCGACCTTCCGCAGTGGATACCGGCGCTGAGCTGCGTGGCCCTGCTGCTGTCGCTGAACCTGGTGACGGTGAAGATGTTCGGCGAAATGGAATTCTGGTTCGCCCTGATCAAGATCATTGCCATCATGGGCCTGGTCGCCACCGGCCTGTACATGGTCATCACCGGCTTCCAATCACCGAGCGGCCATACCGCCACCCTGGCCAACCTGTGGAATGACGGCGGCATGTTCCCCAACGGCATGCTGGGCTTCTTCGCCGGCTTCCAGATCGCCGTGTTCGCCTTCGTCGGTATCGAACTGGTGGGCACCACCGCCGCCGAGGCGAAGAACCCCGAGCGCACCCTGCCGCGGGCGATCAACTCGATCCCGGTGCGCATCATCGTGTTCTACGTGCTGGCGCTGATCGCAATCATGGCGGTGACCCCATGGCGCGACGTGGTGCCGGGCAAGAGCCCGTTCGTCGAGCTGTTCGTGCTGGCCGGCCTGCCAGCGGCGGCGAGCATCATCAACTTCGTGGTGCTGACCTCGGCGGCCTCGTCGGCCAACAGCGGCGTGTTCTCCACCAGCCGCATGCTGTTCGGCCTGGCCCAGGAAGGCGACGCGCCCAAGGCATTCGAGAAACTGTCGAGCCGCTCGGTGCCGGCCAACGGCCTGTTCTTCTCCTGCGCCTGCCTGCTGCTGGGCGCGGTGCTGATCTACCTGGTGCCGAACGTGATCGAGGCGTTCACCCTGGTGACCACCGTGTCGGCGGTATTGTTCATGTTCGTCTGGACGCTGATCCTGCTGTCGTACCTGAGCTACCGCAAACAGCGCGCGGCGCTGCATGCGCAATCCACCTACAAGATGCCCGGCGGGCGCTTCATGTGCTACGTGTGCCTGGTGTTCTTCGCCGGCATCCTGGTGCTGTTGAGCCTGGAGGCCGATACGCGCTCGGCGCTGGTGGTGACGCCAATCTGGTTTGTGATCCTGGCGGTGACCTATCAGTTTGTGCGTAGCAGGCGCCAGCCGCGTGCGGCGGTGCGTGAAGCGTCTAACAACTGA
- a CDS encoding TonB-dependent copper receptor, producing MSGCTPVFALSLRGTVAVLCGSLLAPLALAAETGHDGHAHDPAELSPTVITAIAPSSPLTVVTNPKDPRQPVPASDGGDYLKTIPGFSVIRAGGTNGDPVLRGMFGSRLNILTNGGVMLGACPSRMDAPTSYISPETYDRLTVIKGPQSVIWGPGGSAGTILFERDPEKFGELGSRVNGSVLAGSNGRFDKVLDAAAGNQLGYVRFIGNQSHSDDLEDGNGNTVPSRWDKWNGDVTLGWTPDADTLLELTAGKGDGEARSAGRGMDGSQFKRESLGLRFEKSNIGEVLDKVEAQVYYNYADHVMDNYTLRSPGMMAMVSNVDRRTLGARIKATWRWADMQLISGIDAQTNEHRKRGGMGIDAYKGKPRDKDADFHNYGVFGELTWYATGEDRLITGARLDRASARDFRTGIATSGDTRADTLPSGFVRYEHDLAAVPATTYIGLGHTQRFPDYWELFSPTLAPTGSVNAFDGIKPEKTTQLDFGIQYRDERLEAWASGYVGQIRDYILFDYVPGKGGMGSKLVSQAQNIDARIMGGELGAAYKLTENWKADATLAYAWGKNSSDGKALPQMPPLESRLGLTYSRDVWSVGALWRLVAEQNRIAKNQGNVVGKDYDTSSGFGVFSLNGAYKINKNFKLSAGVDNLFDKAYAEHLNLAGNAGFGYPASATEPVNEPGRTFWTKVDFSF from the coding sequence ATGTCCGGCTGCACCCCTGTTTTTGCCCTTTCCCTGCGCGGCACCGTCGCCGTGCTCTGCGGCTCGCTGCTCGCGCCACTGGCCTTGGCCGCCGAAACCGGCCATGACGGCCATGCGCACGACCCGGCCGAGCTGAGCCCGACGGTGATCACCGCCATTGCCCCGAGCTCGCCACTGACCGTGGTCACCAACCCCAAGGATCCGCGCCAGCCTGTACCGGCCAGCGACGGTGGCGACTATCTCAAGACCATCCCCGGCTTCTCGGTGATCCGTGCCGGTGGCACCAACGGTGATCCGGTGCTGCGCGGCATGTTCGGTTCGCGCCTGAACATCCTCACCAATGGCGGAGTGATGCTTGGCGCCTGCCCGAGCCGCATGGACGCGCCAACCTCGTACATCTCGCCAGAAACCTACGACCGCCTCACCGTGATCAAGGGCCCGCAAAGCGTGATCTGGGGCCCCGGTGGCTCCGCCGGCACCATCCTCTTCGAACGTGACCCGGAGAAATTCGGCGAGCTCGGCAGCCGGGTCAACGGCAGCGTGCTGGCCGGTTCCAATGGCCGTTTCGACAAGGTGCTCGACGCCGCGGCCGGCAACCAGCTCGGTTATGTGCGCTTCATCGGCAACCAGTCGCACTCGGACGACTTAGAGGACGGCAACGGCAACACCGTGCCGTCGCGCTGGGACAAGTGGAACGGCGATGTCACGCTTGGCTGGACCCCGGACGCCGACACCCTGCTCGAACTGACCGCCGGCAAGGGCGACGGCGAAGCCCGCTCCGCCGGACGCGGCATGGACGGCTCGCAGTTCAAGCGCGAGAGCCTGGGGCTGCGTTTCGAGAAATCCAACATCGGCGAGGTGCTCGACAAGGTCGAGGCGCAGGTCTACTACAACTACGCCGATCATGTGATGGACAACTACACCCTGCGTTCGCCCGGCATGATGGCCATGGTCAGCAATGTCGACCGCCGTACCCTGGGTGCGCGGATCAAGGCCACCTGGCGCTGGGCCGATATGCAGTTGATCAGCGGCATCGACGCGCAGACCAACGAACACCGCAAGCGCGGCGGCATGGGCATCGACGCCTACAAGGGCAAGCCCCGGGACAAGGACGCCGACTTCCATAACTACGGCGTGTTCGGCGAGTTGACCTGGTACGCCACCGGCGAGGACCGGTTGATCACCGGCGCGCGCCTGGACCGCGCCTCGGCCCGCGATTTCCGCACAGGCATCGCCACCAGCGGCGACACTCGCGCCGACACCCTGCCCAGCGGCTTCGTGCGCTACGAGCACGACCTGGCGGCGGTGCCCGCCACCACCTACATCGGCCTGGGCCACACCCAGCGCTTCCCGGACTACTGGGAGCTGTTCTCGCCGACCCTGGCCCCGACCGGTTCGGTGAATGCCTTCGACGGCATCAAGCCAGAAAAGACCACCCAGCTCGACTTCGGCATCCAGTACCGCGACGAGCGCCTGGAAGCCTGGGCCTCGGGTTACGTCGGGCAGATCCGTGACTACATCCTGTTCGACTATGTGCCGGGCAAAGGCGGCATGGGCAGCAAGTTGGTGTCCCAGGCGCAGAACATCGACGCGCGCATCATGGGTGGCGAACTGGGCGCGGCCTACAAGCTGACCGAGAACTGGAAGGCCGATGCCACCCTGGCCTACGCCTGGGGCAAGAACAGCAGCGACGGCAAGGCCCTGCCACAGATGCCACCGCTGGAAAGCCGCCTGGGCCTGACCTACAGCCGTGATGTCTGGAGCGTCGGTGCCCTGTGGCGCCTGGTCGCCGAGCAGAACCGCATCGCCAAGAACCAGGGCAACGTGGTCGGCAAGGACTACGACACAAGCTCAGGCTTCGGCGTGTTCTCGCTCAACGGTGCCTACAAGATCAACAAAAACTTCAAGCTCAGCGCCGGCGTCGACAACCTGTTCGACAAGGCCTACGCCGAGCACCTGAACCTGGCGGGGAATGCCGGGTTCGGCTACCCGGCCAGCGCCACGGAACCGGTGAACGAGCCAGGCAGGACCTTCTGGACCAAGGTCGACTTCAGCTTCTGA
- a CDS encoding PepSY-associated TM helix domain-containing protein has product MSKPNVSFYNLAWRWHFYAGLFVAPFMILLAITGIIYLFKPQLDPLMYRELMVVEAGHHRQSADSLLANVRQAYPQGHVGQYLPPLNAERSAQFVVHDSGRELNVFIDPYSGKVLGAQDGKQNLQAIARALHGELMVGTVGDRLVELAAGWGIVLVVSGLYLWWPRGRSSAGVLWPRLSARGRVLWRDLHAVTGFWGSALLLLMLISGMTWTGLWGKQYADLWNRFPAAMWNDVPKSDKEARDLNSAHRQTVPWAMENTPMPVSGAHAEHAGHHMMDHAPAAPQVSLQQVEDIATLRKVEPGYSITLPTSADGVFTVAVFADDPRNDATLHVDQYTGQVLADVRWQDYSPVARATELGVMLHEGKMFGPLNQIVILLVCLMILLGSVSGLVMWWKRKPTGGLGVPPLRHDLPRWKMAVGVMVVLGVAFPLVGLSMVVMWVVDSLVVRRRRIMAQA; this is encoded by the coding sequence ATGAGCAAACCAAACGTTTCCTTCTACAACCTTGCGTGGCGCTGGCATTTCTATGCCGGGCTGTTCGTGGCGCCGTTCATGATCCTGCTGGCGATCACCGGGATCATCTACCTGTTCAAGCCACAACTCGACCCACTGATGTACCGCGAGCTGATGGTGGTCGAGGCCGGCCATCACCGGCAAAGCGCCGATTCCCTGCTGGCCAACGTACGCCAGGCTTATCCACAGGGCCATGTCGGCCAGTACCTGCCGCCGCTGAACGCCGAGCGCAGCGCGCAGTTCGTCGTGCACGATAGCGGTCGTGAGCTGAACGTCTTCATCGACCCGTACAGCGGCAAGGTACTGGGCGCGCAGGACGGCAAGCAGAACCTGCAGGCCATCGCCCGGGCCCTGCATGGCGAGCTGATGGTCGGCACGGTCGGCGACCGGCTGGTGGAACTGGCGGCGGGCTGGGGCATCGTCCTTGTCGTGTCCGGCCTCTATCTGTGGTGGCCACGTGGGCGCAGCAGCGCCGGGGTGCTGTGGCCACGCTTGAGCGCGCGCGGCCGGGTGCTGTGGCGCGACCTGCATGCTGTTACCGGGTTCTGGGGTTCGGCATTGCTGCTGTTGATGCTGATCAGCGGCATGACCTGGACCGGGCTGTGGGGCAAGCAATATGCCGATCTGTGGAACCGTTTCCCGGCGGCGATGTGGAACGACGTGCCCAAGTCCGATAAAGAAGCGCGCGACCTCAACAGCGCCCATCGCCAGACCGTGCCCTGGGCCATGGAGAACACCCCGATGCCGGTGTCCGGCGCCCATGCCGAGCATGCCGGGCATCACATGATGGATCATGCTCCCGCCGCGCCACAGGTCAGCCTGCAACAGGTCGAGGATATCGCCACCCTGCGCAAGGTCGAGCCGGGTTACAGCATCACCCTGCCAACCAGTGCCGACGGCGTATTCACTGTCGCGGTGTTCGCCGACGATCCGCGCAACGACGCCACCCTGCATGTGGACCAGTACACCGGGCAGGTGCTGGCCGATGTACGCTGGCAGGACTACAGCCCGGTGGCTCGCGCCACGGAGCTGGGGGTGATGCTGCACGAAGGGAAGATGTTCGGGCCGTTGAACCAGATCGTCATCCTGCTGGTGTGCCTGATGATCCTACTGGGCTCGGTGAGCGGGCTGGTGATGTGGTGGAAGCGCAAGCCCACTGGTGGACTAGGGGTACCGCCGCTGCGTCATGACCTGCCGCGCTGGAAGATGGCGGTGGGGGTAATGGTGGTACTGGGCGTTGCCTTCCCGCTGGTGGGGTTGTCCATGGTGGTGATGTGGGTGGTCGACAGCCTGGTGGTGCGGCGCCGCAGGATCATGGCCCAAGCCTGA